A window of Gossypium hirsutum isolate 1008001.06 chromosome D13, Gossypium_hirsutum_v2.1, whole genome shotgun sequence genomic DNA:
ATAGCATAAGTTCCAAATGCTTTTGACTGCTGAAGGTATGGTTTCATTTTTGTTAAGAAGCATGATGATTATCCACCAACAGTTTCCAAACCTAATTGATCCTTTTGGTTTCTCTAGTTGCAATTCATGTATCTTGCATCTGATACTTTGCCTCAATGAATTCTAATGTGCTACATTCTTAGCTTTTCTTGCAAAAGAAGAAAAGCTTTTAGCAGGAATCTTCATATATCTTTGCACTTCTCTCATTTCGACTTGTTTTTGTTTCCTGGTGTTTTCCTCTGCAAACAATTTGGAGCATTAGCCAAAGGTAACAGGTACATACAATTCTTCTAAAATTTTGCTTATAGATCTACGCTAGGAAAAGAAATTAACATATTCGTTTAAGGCACTAATACTATGTTATCAGTATCTTTACAACTGCTTTTAGTAGCATATGTGAAGATGTCTATTTCATGAGAACCTGGACTCGAAGGCGATTATGTTTTAACTTCTTTTTCCaagtggttttttttttctttttatgtattTGAAGAATCATGTCTATGTCAAATATTTGTTGAACGTAATTCCGATACAGGTACTTCAAAGAAAACGAAATGTTTGGGTAATATAACTTGGTTATCCTCTTTCTCCAGTCAAATGAAAATGTAATtgcaatatttttattcaatgatATGCTAGACTTGGAATGAAATTCGATTAGAATGCCACAGCATTTAACTACTACTACAGCAATTAGTAAGGAtttcttttctattcttttcttttcagCAATTTATATTATAcgtgtatgtatatatgcatgtttgTATATACTATGTTGCTTCAGTTTTTCATTTATCTTGAAGTACCAATCTCCGACATTCATCTTCGATGCATGTCAAGATATGAGTATAACCCTCCAAGTACCAtccaaatacatgaaaagatAATTTAGAAATAAGTGAACATAGACCTATTCGCGTATCTGACACTCACACCTGTATAGAGGAATGTATGCATTGGTGCAGAAAGATATGAATGTAACGCTTGTCTGTTCATTATCAAaatcttttaaatataattatctatGTATGTTCAACTTAGAGCCATATTCATAAACTTTGAATATTAAGGAAAAACCTAGCATAGATTTGgttaattttagtacattttcGATCTTTTTAGTTTTGAAAAGCTACTTTCTGAGCTACGATTTACTTTCTGTTGGATTCAGGTATTTACCAGATACTTGCTAATGGCTTCTTCGTTCAATTTCGTTATTGGAAGTGCAAAGTTTATATTTGCCCCCATTGAAAGATGTTTGAACtgtaaaagaaattttgatgaaaatatgaaggTTCTGCAAAAACTGTTGAAAGAGCTGAACACCGTTAAGGAAGTTATTGAACTAAGACTAAGTGCAGAGATTCATGGTGGGACAATGCAAACAGAAGAAGTGAAGAACTGGTTGGATGATGTTCAGAGGATCAAAACCGAAATCGAAATCATCGAACGTAAGGCCAAAGAAAAGAAGTTCCTTTCACGGGTGTTTCTTGGAAAAATGGTTGAGGAAAAGGTCGTTGAACTCAAGGCATTTCTAAGGAAAGGCAAAGCATTTCTTGGCATGGTTAAGTCCTTCAAGTACATAATTGTTGGTGGGGGAGTTGCAGCAGGGTATGCAGCTAGGGAGTTTGATAGGCAAGGCCTTAAACCAGGGCAGTTGGCGATTATTTCGAAAGAGGCAGTGGCGCCTTATGAACGTCCTACTTTGAGCAAGGGATATCTGAATCCGAATCCAAAGGCTGCTGCTAGACTGCCTGAATTCCATGTCTGTGTTGGAAGTGGAGGTGACAGATTACTTCCTGATTGGTACAAAGAAAAAGGAATCCAATTGATCCTTGGAACCGAAATAGTCAAAGTAAATCTTGCTTTGAAGACTCTCGTAAGTGCTGCTGGAGAAATCTTTAAGTTTCAGACATTGATAATTGCAACAGGCTCCACTGTAATAAGGTTGACCGATTTCCAGGTAGAAGGAGCTGATGCCAAGAACATGTTCTATCTGAGAGAACTCGAAGATGCTGATAAGCTTGTTGAATCTATTAAAATGAAGAAATATGGAAAAGCTGTTATTATTGGAGGAGGATACATCGGTCTTGAAGTTGCAGCAGCCATGAGCATCAACGATTTTGATGTCACCATGGTTTACCCCGACCCTTGGTGCATGCCTAGGCTTTTCACCCCAACCATGGCTGCATTCTATGAAAGTTACTATGAAAATAAAGGGATCAAAATCATCAAAGGAACAGTGTCAGTTGGCTTCAATGCTAATGCAAATGGGGAAGTTAAGGGAGTGAAACTCAAGGATGGCAGGGTGCTTGAAGCCGACATTGTTGTTGTCGGTGTTGGGGCAAGACCGCTGACAGCATTATTCAAAGGACAGCTTGAAGAAGACAAAGGTGGAATTAAAACCGATGGATTCTTCAAAACAAGCATGCCTGGCGTATATGCAGTAGGAGACGTGGCCACTTTCCCTATTAAATTATACAATGAAATGAGGAGAGTCGAACATGTTGACCATGCCCGGAAATCAGCCAAGCACGCTGTGAAGGCTATCAAagcaaatgaaacaggtaaagaacTTGAAGAATATGATTATCTTCCATACTTCTACTCTCGAACCTTCGAACTTTCATGGCAGTTCTATGGAGACAATGTTGGCGAAACTTTGTTTTTCAGAGACGACAATCCATTATCACCGAAGCCAAAATTTGGGTCTTACTGGATCAAAGATGGAAAGATTGTTGGAGCTTTCCTTGAAGGTGGGACACCTGAAGAAAACAAGGCTATTGCAAAAGTTTCAAGACTCAATCCTCCACTTGAGAACTTAGATCAACTTAAAAAGGAAGGGCTTTCATTTGCCAGCaagttttaaaatgtttatgAATCACTTTAATGGGACAAAATTCAAAGATCGTCATTGTAATTTGACCTATATACAGTTCATGGCTTGTATTTACATTTGCTTGTTTAATATTTGAATGTCATTGATTGATTGCTTCAATGTTTCCATAAGTCGGTTTCAATTCAGCTTTATTTGCGTTATATATTCCACTCTTTTCTATGCCCGTACTTAACAGAAAAATAGACCTCGCACTCGGTGCATATTTTTGGTCTTCATGCTCTTCAATACATACAATATATAGAAGGAAAACTTGATGTAGTTTTCGTTCATATGACATATACATGCACACATGACTCCGGGAATATATACGATGCATCAATAAGCCATTTCAATGGAGCTTGTCACGGAAAAAAGTGCATAAAATCAATATCTTCAGTGATTTGAATCATGTGGATACACCAACGATTGAAAATTTTACTATATGCAATATACAAGATACAACAGTACTAAGTTTTTAATATGGAGTCTGGTTATGGAAATACAATGACATTCAATCACAACTTAAAACTACTACACCTACATAATGGACCAATGGATCCTTCAATTAGCAACCAATTTGGCCAACTGATCTACGTTCTTTGGCTAAGAAAGAATTTACTACATTTAGTAACTCTGACAAAGCCATTACTCTAGACGTCAATGGAAGAACAACCTACCTAATTAGTTTTATGTACATGCACCAGAGAAGACATTCTATTTTTTCCACTCATGGAGCAGTACCATGCATCAATAGGTTTCATTTTAACAAAGAGTACACAAAACTTTCATGCAATGACACCGGTAGCTCATCTAAACTGTATTTAGCAGTGGTGCAGATATACGGTACCTGCTCCTACCTTTTCTTGCACTAGATATGCTAGTAACCAAGGAGTTATATGTGATTCCAAGAGCATTAGCTCCCATAAGCTTTAATCcaatattatttatcaaataaacCAACTTACTTTCATCTTCTCCAGTTACCATCTGTAGCTCATGTGCCTGTTCACGGGACAATGCTGCGTACAGCTGCAATGATTGATTCGATTGGGGGCCACAGCTTTTTTCCAGCACCTTCCTCATATCATCTGTGCAATTATCAAAAGTAATTCTCAAAATCCCCAATGATTTAGGGTCCTCTGTTAATGGATTGAACACAAAAGAGAACTTCCCAAATACTAGATCAGGCATCTTGAACAGATCACCCAATTGATCACTGCTTGGTCCAACATTCCGCTGCACAGACCTCCTAAAGTAGTTTTGGCGACCTCTTGTGGCACGGAGAATACGCGAAGCTTCCCTTAACCCACTCAAATAGGCACCATGCATGGTGGCTGGATATTGCCGAGTTGTGGCTTCACCAGCAAAAAACAACCTATTGCCTATACTTTCTGCAAGTATATCATAATCCCTGCCGGATGACTGTACCCTAACATGAGAGTATGAACCATATGAAAAGGGATCATTTCCCCATCTTGTACAAATTGTCTGTATAGGGTCAGGTACATCTACACCTTTTGGACCATATATACCTGCAAGGAAAATCAATAGATCACAAGGCTGCTTTCCCAATATAGAGACAGAAAATAGCAGAGCATAACCATGAAAAACGAGGCTAAATAATATATAGCACCTCTAAGTTTGCTTAGAACGCGATGGAGCAAGAGTGAAGGATCTGTGCGCTCAAATGTTTGTGCAGCTTTACCAGCCACCAGCGCAATCAACACCGGACCCCCGGAAACAGTGTGGTAGCTGTAGAATAAAAAGAACTCCCCACGGTTATCACTGGTATCATTGAGACATCCAAATGTGTCCAACTCTTCTCCCCAAAAAACATGAGAGAAAATCATGGCAACTTTATTCAGGAGCCCAAAACCTAATCTGTCAATTGCAGCTAGCTTTCTTTGAGGTAACTCTGGCTCAAATCTAATGGTCCTTCTCTTCAAGACTCCAAGAGGCACAGTACACAGAACCATATCTGCTTGGAATGCTTGCTTACCGGTAACAACCTCAACTCCTTCAACGCCATATCTAATAGCATCAACTGTTTTCCCATAGATTATGGGAACTCCATCACATAATGCTTTTATCAATCTCCAGTTCCCTCCAGCAAGAAAACAATGGTCTCCACCCATCTCATAAGGATCATCCTGGTCCCAGTAGGCAGCAGACAAGTCAGAAAGACATCCTGCATTTGCATATTCCAAATTAGCAAGATGCCATTCCAAAAGTTGTCTCTCCTCTGGGCTTCTAGCCACACCATACAACTGTCTTAGCTTTTCCAGAACAGATCCAAGAGAAATATAATTAGCAAATCCACCCATTATTTTTCTCAGTTCATTGACTTTGTCAAGCAACTTGTTAAAGATCATTTCAGTCTTCGAGTCGATTACCTTATTGACAGGCACCCCATCAGGTTTATATAAAGGGCAATTATCTCGGACCTTATGAAGTGGAATAGAAAGTTGCCGGGCCAGAACTCCAAGAGGATTGGCATGGATGCCAGTGATTACACTACCACCAAGATCCACAGCACCACGCTTATCCTTCTTACCCATCAGTTGAGTATAAACTCTTCCCCCAGGTCGATTCCTCCCTTCTATAACAACGACCTTGAAACCAAAAGATATAAGTTGCCTTGCTGCTGCCAAGCCAGCAAGTCCAGCTCCAACTATTATCACAGAACCCTCAGTAGCCTCCGCTGGGATGTAAGAGGAAAAGGACGGTGAAACTCCAAAATTAATATACCCATTATACAGAAGAAAATCATAAGCAGCAGACAACAGATGTTCATATTCATTACTCACGGTTTCTCTTATATGTCCTTTAGATAACCATATCCGTACATTACTCCTCCACCGAGAAAGGATATGATTCCTAAGAACAATATAATCATTCTGCTCTTTTCCACCTATATCTCTTACCACTCCTGCTTTAATTTCATCCTCAATCAGCGCATCAATAGGGAAACCCAAAGATAATGCTATCATTGCCTCAGTTTCAGTCTCTTTCTCCAACTCCTCCTTTGTTCTAATCTTCCTAAACGAACCACCTATATGCTTCTCTATGAACTCATCCATTAAATTCTCATCATAATTCTTCACTGCGGATTTCTTCCTCAACGACCTCTTTGAAACCAACCCTTCTGAAACTGGCGTCTCCATGTCACTTTTTCTTAACAAAACCAACTCCTCAAAATCCTTCAAAATGTATGAAAGCTACCAGTCCAATCAAAACcaacattcatttcatacaaaATCTGACATGAAGGCATTTCCTTGTCCCTACAATTCCAAAGAACTCAATGAATTTCTCAACTCAAAAACTAATGGGCATTTGGTCTTTCCAcgattttatgaaaaaaaaacacaTCAAGAACTGAATCTACCAGTATTATGTCCAAAATTTCTCAATTTTCTAacaaacttgaaattaaaaaaaaagaaaaccaaaaaatattGCAGCTCTAACAACAAAAACCCATTTCTTTTCTTATAGTACTACTactacaacaacaacaacaaagaagaagaaaacaaccACTTCGAAATTAGAGCTTTGAACACTCAATTTGGTTcataaaaaccaataaaaaataaacaacgaAACGGATGCAAGAAAATCTTGAGCAGGAAGAGTGGGTGACTCACCTTTACAGGAGGCCGAGTTGAGTGGCGAATTCGGGGAAATTTAGACAGCTAGTGGGAgtttaattagggtttttttttccaTTAGGTGAAAACCTcgagaaatgtgaaatagaattTAGAAATTTGGATTGGAGGGAATTGGGAACGAGGAGGTTGGTTTGGGTCTTAATGGGCCGAAATCGGTCAGAAATGGCTCACCAATACATGGCTTAGAAAACTCATATTCCATTCATATTAGCCTAGTAAAGCTGGGTGAGCCAGATGATGCCaagtaaaattattattgtttcaCAATTCACACTAGGGATGATAAAATCTGAAATCTTCCATGAATTATGAATTCATCTGCTTTAATTAAACCAGAGTTGTTTTGGTTGGTGAATTTTTCCTTTTGgatgattttatatttatattgtctTAATCCGTTTTACTATATAAAATTAGAATTGTAtcatttgttataaaataaagagagttGGAGAGAAtagagaataaagaaaatataaaagcaatagagaatgtattttattgataaaaagaGATGATTACAATACTttatcagagtctctatttataggcataagaagtataaaagaagtagagatctaattctaataactattagaatttaaaatacattaaaactttatcttgatcatgatggacatccacttaagaAGATATTTATAACATTCCACCTTGAATGTCCATTGGTACATAATGTGcttcgttaaaaccttattaggaaaaatcatgtgggataaaaacctaatgaaggaaaaaagtacacaatctataatacgcataatatgctgcctcattaaaaacatTATCAAGAAAACCCAATAGGACAAAACctcgattaagggaaaaagagtgcaaCGCATATTTACTCActctcatgaaaacatcacatattttctcatattctacgcATTCAATCTTAACTACTAGTTTTTTcaatgtatttgctaagcatttatattattattcttttaaaagtcatgagcgatgaaaatttgggaaaatatattttgatctcttcaaaaGATTCAagaataatcataacaaactttaatcatgattcttttataaaaacacaaataggtattttggatcattttataatcctccttcaactactattcactaagtcaaatttaccacatatgtttaaattatttcaattcacataaatgaacaatttctcgagaatttcaatatgtttctagcatcctaaatccttcaaagattttaatataaactttactatatagtgattcataaatgTTGTAATAATAACCAATAGAtgtaagttaaatcttttatgaattgtcaatttaataatatatctaaaggttattgcatccaccataaaagaatattatatcttttcatgaTCAATGCCAGGACTTAGCTAAAAACTTCCTATTTTTATTCtacttttgcaaaactact
This region includes:
- the LOC107919983 gene encoding monodehydroascorbate reductase isoform X3, producing MASSFNFVIGSAKFIFAPIERCLNCKRNFDENMKVLQKLLKELNTVKEVIELRLSAEIHGGTMQTEEVKNWLDDVQRIKTEIEIIERKAKEKKFLSRVFLGKMVEEKVVELKAFLRKGKAFLGMVKSFKYIIVGGGVAAGYAAREFDRQGLKPGQLAIISKEAVAPYERPTLSKGYLNPNPKAAARLPEFHVCVGSGGDRLLPDWYKEKGIQLILGTEIVKVNLALKTLVSAAGEIFKFQTLIIATGSTVIRLTDFQVEGADAKNMFYLRELEDADKLVESIKMKKYGKAVIIGGGYIGLEVAAAMSINDFDVTMVYPDPWCMPRLFTPTMAAFYESYYENKGIKIIKGTVSVGFNANANGEVKGVKLKDGRVLEADIVVVGVGARPLTALFKGQLEEDKGGIKTDGFFKTSMPGVYAVGDVATFPIKLYNEMRRVEHVDHARKSAKHAVKAIKANETETTIHYHRSQNLGLTGSKMERLLELSLKVGHLKKTRLLQKFQDSILHLRT
- the LOC107919982 gene encoding lysine-specific histone demethylase 1 homolog 2 — translated: METPVSEGLVSKRSLRKKSAVKNYDENLMDEFIEKHIGGSFRKIRTKEELEKETETEAMIALSLGFPIDALIEDEIKAGVVRDIGGKEQNDYIVLRNHILSRWRSNVRIWLSKGHIRETVSNEYEHLLSAAYDFLLYNGYINFGVSPSFSSYIPAEATEGSVIIVGAGLAGLAAARQLISFGFKVVVIEGRNRPGGRVYTQLMGKKDKRGAVDLGGSVITGIHANPLGVLARQLSIPLHKVRDNCPLYKPDGVPVNKVIDSKTEMIFNKLLDKVNELRKIMGGFANYISLGSVLEKLRQLYGVARSPEERQLLEWHLANLEYANAGCLSDLSAAYWDQDDPYEMGGDHCFLAGGNWRLIKALCDGVPIIYGKTVDAIRYGVEGVEVVTGKQAFQADMVLCTVPLGVLKRRTIRFEPELPQRKLAAIDRLGFGLLNKVAMIFSHVFWGEELDTFGCLNDTSDNRGEFFLFYSYHTVSGGPVLIALVAGKAAQTFERTDPSLLLHRVLSKLRGIYGPKGVDVPDPIQTICTRWGNDPFSYGSYSHVRVQSSGRDYDILAESIGNRLFFAGEATTRQYPATMHGAYLSGLREASRILRATRGRQNYFRRSVQRNVGPSSDQLGDLFKMPDLVFGKFSFVFNPLTEDPKSLGILRITFDNCTDDMRKVLEKSCGPQSNQSLQLYAALSREQAHELQMVTGEDESKLVYLINNIGLKLMGANALGITYNSLVTSISSARKGRSRYRISAPLLNTV
- the LOC107919983 gene encoding monodehydroascorbate reductase isoform X1 — protein: MASSFNFVIGSAKFIFAPIERCLNCKRNFDENMKVLQKLLKELNTVKEVIELRLSAEIHGGTMQTEEVKNWLDDVQRIKTEIEIIERKAKEKKFLSRVFLGKMVEEKVVELKAFLRKGKAFLGMVKSFKYIIVGGGVAAGYAAREFDRQGLKPGQLAIISKEAVAPYERPTLSKGYLNPNPKAAARLPEFHVCVGSGGDRLLPDWYKEKGIQLILGTEIVKVNLALKTLVSAAGEIFKFQTLIIATGSTVIRLTDFQVEGADAKNMFYLRELEDADKLVESIKMKKYGKAVIIGGGYIGLEVAAAMSINDFDVTMVYPDPWCMPRLFTPTMAAFYESYYENKGIKIIKGTVSVGFNANANGEVKGVKLKDGRVLEADIVVVGVGARPLTALFKGQLEEDKGGIKTDGFFKTSMPGVYAVGDVATFPIKLYNEMRRVEHVDHARKSAKHAVKAIKANETGKELEEYDYLPYFYSRTFELSWQFYGDNVGETLFFRDDNPLSPKPKFGSYWIKDGKIVGAFLEGGTPEENKAIAKVSRLNPPLENLDQLKKEGLSFASKF
- the LOC107919983 gene encoding monodehydroascorbate reductase 3, cytosolic isoform X2, producing the protein MASSFNFVIGSAKFIFAPIERCLNCKRNFDENMKVLQKLLKELNTVKEVIELRLSAEIHGGTMQTEEVKNWLDDVQRIKTEIEIIERKAKEKKFLSRVFLGKMVEEKVVELKAFLRKGKAFLGMVKSFKYIIVGGGVAAGYAAREFDRQGLKPGQLAIISKEAVAPYERPTLSKGYLNPNPKAAARLPEFHVCVGSGGDRLLPDWYKEKGIQLILGTEIVKVNLALKTLVEGADAKNMFYLRELEDADKLVESIKMKKYGKAVIIGGGYIGLEVAAAMSINDFDVTMVYPDPWCMPRLFTPTMAAFYESYYENKGIKIIKGTVSVGFNANANGEVKGVKLKDGRVLEADIVVVGVGARPLTALFKGQLEEDKGGIKTDGFFKTSMPGVYAVGDVATFPIKLYNEMRRVEHVDHARKSAKHAVKAIKANETGKELEEYDYLPYFYSRTFELSWQFYGDNVGETLFFRDDNPLSPKPKFGSYWIKDGKIVGAFLEGGTPEENKAIAKVSRLNPPLENLDQLKKEGLSFASKF
- the LOC107919983 gene encoding monodehydroascorbate reductase isoform X4, which codes for MASSFNFVIGSAKFIFAPIERCLNCKRNFDENMKVLQKLLKELNTVKEVIELRLSAEIHGGTMQTEEVKNWLDDVQRIKTEIEIIERKAKEKKFLSRVFLGKMVEEKVVELKAFLRKGKAFLGMVKSFKYIIVGGGVAAGYAAREFDRQGLKPGQLAIISKEAVAPYERPTLSKGYLNPNPKAAARLPEFHVCVGSGGDRLLPDWYKEKGIQLILGTEIVKVNLALKTLVSAAGEIFKFQTLIIATGSTVIRLTDFQVEGADAKNMFYLRELEDADKLVESIKMKKYGKAVIIGGGYIGLEVAAAMSINDFDVTMVYPDPWCMPRLFTPTMAAFYESYYENKGIKIIKGTVSVGFNANANGEVKGVKLKDGRVLEADIVVVGVGARPLTALFKGQLEEDKGGIKTDGFFKTSMPGVYAVGDVATFPIKLYNEMRRVEHVDHARKSAKHAVKAIKANETVLWRQCWRNFVFQRRQSIITEAKIWVLLDQRWKDCWSFP